Proteins from a genomic interval of Kiloniellales bacterium:
- a CDS encoding MarR family transcriptional regulator, with protein sequence MKLTPVMEKYILHWGEMGTRWGTNRSVAQIHALLYLAPRPLPAEDIAETLSIARSNVSTSLKELQAWGLVRVTHILGDRRDHFEALHDTWQMLTTIVEERKRREIDPTLTMLRQCVLDAETDSETPQVVKDRIANMLGFMERLTKWYEQVRGLPKATLVGLMQMGAKVSRVLGKKAA encoded by the coding sequence ATGAAACTGACGCCGGTCATGGAGAAGTACATCCTCCATTGGGGGGAGATGGGAACGCGCTGGGGCACCAACCGCTCGGTGGCCCAGATCCATGCGCTGCTCTACCTGGCGCCGCGGCCCCTGCCGGCGGAGGACATCGCTGAGACTTTGTCGATCGCCCGCTCCAACGTCTCGACCAGCCTGAAGGAATTGCAGGCCTGGGGCCTGGTCCGGGTAACCCACATCCTGGGTGACCGGCGCGACCACTTCGAGGCCTTGCACGACACCTGGCAGATGCTCACCACCATCGTCGAGGAGCGCAAGCGGCGCGAGATCGACCCGACCCTGACCATGCTGCGGCAGTGCGTCCTGGACGCCGAGACCGACAGCGAGACACCGCAGGTCGTGAAGGACCGCATCGCCAACATGCTCGGTTTTATGGAGCGTCTGACCAAGTGGTACGAGCAGGTCCGCGGCTTGCCCAAGGCGACCCTGGTCGGCCTGATGCAGATGGGCGCCAAGGTCTCGCGCGTCCTGGGGAAGAAGGCGGCATGA